The Vibrio ishigakensis genome has a window encoding:
- a CDS encoding MarR family winged helix-turn-helix transcriptional regulator codes for MSKTQSFDSLFHLVIMLKRKMHEKVEKLDLGITPMHVRVIKIIHRKSPCTANDISQFLNRDKAQVTRLLSSLISLELIEKMPNPEDKRSQLLSITSKGAEILEQIQEIDAEIFEQMCSDISEDELKQFKAISSKMHENLSQ; via the coding sequence ATGTCTAAAACACAATCCTTCGACAGCCTTTTTCATCTGGTCATCATGCTAAAGCGTAAAATGCATGAGAAGGTAGAGAAACTCGACCTTGGCATCACGCCTATGCACGTGCGCGTCATCAAGATCATCCATCGCAAGTCACCGTGCACGGCCAACGATATTTCTCAGTTTCTTAATCGCGATAAAGCTCAGGTAACAAGACTGCTAAGCTCTCTTATCAGCCTAGAGCTTATTGAGAAGATGCCAAACCCTGAAGACAAACGTAGCCAGCTACTCTCAATTACTAGCAAAGGCGCAGAGATACTTGAGCAGATCCAAGAGATCGACGCAGAGATATTTGAGCAGATGTGTTCCGACATTTCCGAAGATGAACTGAAACAGTTCAAGGCAATCTCCAGCAAGATGCACGAAAACCTGAGTCAATAA
- a CDS encoding winged helix-turn-helix domain-containing protein — MLSIAQAKKLALLSQGLPPKRTSSALEAFERMGYVQIDTISVVQRAHHHVLWSRSPGYRPEHLDELVSQKKVFEYWSHAASYLPMRDYRFTLRRKQAIKSGEQKHWFTKNPKLMSEVLARIKAEGPLMAKDFESKRNPNEVWGSKPTKQALECLYMQGDLMISERNNFHKVYDLTECVLPQGIDISTPSAEEHARFLVANYLEANGIGTLSQISYLLKGVKSNVKLALEELAEDKLITPIEIAGNSYFSLPHSLDLLNQRLNRRQAKILSPFDNLLIQRKRAQQLFDFDYLLECYVPQAKRKYGYFCLPILWDGDLVAMADCKANKKRSVLEVLNLFIEPKLKQKDAFIEALQQELIAFAKFNNCSDFKIQTIQTKKAQ, encoded by the coding sequence ATGCTCTCTATTGCCCAAGCCAAGAAACTGGCCTTGCTCTCTCAAGGCTTACCACCCAAACGCACTTCCTCTGCGTTAGAGGCATTCGAGCGCATGGGCTATGTGCAGATAGATACCATTTCAGTGGTACAGCGAGCCCATCACCACGTGCTATGGAGCCGAAGTCCAGGCTATCGGCCAGAGCATTTAGATGAACTGGTTTCACAGAAGAAGGTGTTTGAATACTGGTCACACGCCGCTTCCTATCTTCCCATGCGAGATTACCGGTTTACCCTTCGTCGCAAGCAGGCCATCAAATCAGGTGAACAAAAGCATTGGTTTACTAAGAATCCTAAGTTGATGTCCGAAGTGCTAGCGCGCATCAAGGCAGAGGGTCCATTGATGGCTAAGGATTTTGAGTCTAAACGCAATCCAAATGAGGTCTGGGGCAGCAAGCCCACCAAGCAAGCGCTAGAGTGTTTGTACATGCAAGGGGATCTCATGATCTCTGAGCGAAACAATTTCCATAAAGTGTATGACCTAACCGAGTGCGTTCTCCCCCAAGGTATTGATATATCCACTCCCTCAGCCGAAGAACATGCCAGATTCTTAGTAGCCAACTACCTTGAGGCAAACGGTATAGGCACACTTTCACAGATAAGTTATCTGTTAAAAGGGGTTAAGTCGAATGTGAAGCTTGCGCTTGAAGAGCTGGCCGAAGATAAGCTGATCACCCCGATTGAGATTGCAGGTAATTCATACTTTTCGCTGCCTCATTCGCTGGATCTACTTAATCAAAGACTCAATCGACGCCAAGCTAAGATCCTCTCTCCTTTTGATAATCTGCTGATCCAAAGAAAGCGAGCACAGCAGCTGTTTGATTTTGACTATCTACTGGAGTGTTACGTACCACAGGCGAAGCGAAAGTATGGCTACTTTTGTCTGCCGATTCTATGGGATGGTGACTTGGTGGCGATGGCCGACTGTAAGGCTAATAAGAAAAGGTCTGTGCTCGAAGTGTTGAACCTCTTTATCGAGCCAAAACTGAAACAGAAAGACGCATTTATCGAGGCACTTCAACAAGAATTGATCGCGTTTGCCAAGTTTAACAACTGCTCTGATTTCAAAATTCAGACCATTCAAACAAAAAAGGCGCAGTGA
- a CDS encoding carboxymuconolactone decarboxylase family protein, with product MTKFTYYNKETAPEESKPLVEQSQKAFGMLPNLHAVLAEAPATYEAYNTTFDLFMKNTTFSPLEQQVVFMTANFENNCHYCVPGHTYMMKAGKMPEEVIEALREGTVIPDPKLQALHDFAKELLDNRGHIGDVRLQAFLDAGYTKRQALEVLTGLSAKLISNFTNALAHTAPDKPFEKFAWTHPSER from the coding sequence ATGACTAAGTTTACCTATTACAACAAAGAAACCGCTCCAGAAGAATCAAAGCCACTGGTAGAACAATCGCAAAAAGCGTTTGGCATGCTACCAAACTTGCACGCTGTACTTGCAGAAGCACCGGCCACGTACGAGGCGTACAACACTACCTTTGATCTCTTTATGAAAAACACCACCTTCAGCCCACTAGAGCAACAGGTTGTGTTTATGACAGCGAACTTTGAGAACAATTGCCACTACTGCGTACCAGGCCACACCTATATGATGAAGGCCGGTAAAATGCCAGAAGAGGTGATTGAAGCGCTTCGCGAGGGAACGGTGATTCCAGATCCTAAGCTACAAGCCTTGCACGATTTTGCTAAAGAGCTTCTGGATAACCGTGGTCATATCGGCGATGTGCGCTTGCAGGCATTCTTGGATGCTGGCTATACCAAGCGACAAGCACTAGAGGTATTGACTGGTCTCTCAGCTAAGCTAATTTCTAACTTCACTAACGCTCTGGCACATACAGCGCCTGATAAGCCGTTTGAGAAGTTCGCTTGGACACACCCTAGCGAGAGATAA
- a CDS encoding NAD(P)H-dependent oxidoreductase, which yields MSNVLIINAHEPSPYSEGKLNAALVEKARTKLESKGHEVRVVTMQDEIVADEQLAHFEWADRVILQSPVNWMTIPWSFKKYMDDVFTAGMGGALCNFDGRSSEEPTKNYGTGGTQTDTKYMLSFTFNAPKESFDDKDEYLFEGRGVDDLMFHMHANFRFFGMSALPTFACYDVMKNADIENDFKRFEAHLDANF from the coding sequence ATGAGTAATGTTCTAATCATTAATGCACACGAACCATCACCTTACTCAGAAGGCAAACTAAACGCCGCTCTAGTAGAAAAGGCGCGCACTAAGCTTGAATCTAAAGGCCACGAGGTTCGTGTTGTGACTATGCAGGACGAGATTGTAGCTGATGAGCAACTGGCTCATTTCGAGTGGGCGGATCGCGTGATCCTTCAATCGCCAGTGAACTGGATGACAATCCCTTGGTCTTTCAAAAAGTACATGGATGATGTTTTCACTGCTGGTATGGGCGGCGCGCTGTGTAACTTTGATGGCCGAAGCTCTGAAGAACCAACTAAAAACTATGGTACTGGTGGTACTCAGACCGATACTAAGTACATGCTTTCGTTTACTTTCAATGCGCCAAAAGAGTCGTTTGATGACAAAGACGAGTACCTATTTGAAGGCCGTGGTGTGGATGACCTAATGTTCCACATGCACGCAAATTTTCGTTTCTTCGGTATGTCAGCGCTGCCAACTTTTGCGTGTTATGACGTAATGAAGAATGCTGATATTGAAAATGACTTCAAACGTTTTGAAGCTCACTTGGACGCAAACTTCTAA